In the Plasmodium chabaudi chabaudi strain AS genome assembly, chromosome: 13 genome, one interval contains:
- a CDS encoding CIR protein, producing the protein MDHKLMCKYLNIADSYFKGKNADMKIINKDPAIKYYCYNGVCETNEAGINALVAYIFNQFKRSIEANEYNKYDEYFLMWLSDKLFKIHDESKDKDNEITLNQAYDTYLKNHKVNFNYWNFFYNIESLKESNLWYMSEFYKLLDKICKTITDYEKNRDEITNLITNSTECSNQYISIYNDIPKCQSYLDLLNKLKGIYDDFRNYAIQDTDSNNNLETDLKKLTKPDGEEMDAVKGFNSYNFSNSKCKVKKKSASLKKEDSPSLTPSPEQPKEPSSDRKGPGGGSEDSTGGQDAINIVPAASSLEILNAATYLVNATPSFETINTKITEVTDTIKNLYSTALTNLETTYDKYSNVLKEIINSISTDSNEVDPSGGSDDSKSGSGGDVDDQSPLQKDSSQTSSGNHNSDKSDQGSEKPGEDPVITSENPGTKTNGNGTIGIGDIFIFKEFKKIGIPIIVIIISITLVIMYKFLVFDRRKKLKRKKMKKVPNLFGVNKTT; encoded by the exons ATGGATCACAAACTAATG TGTAAATATCTTAATATAGCTGATAGTTATTTTAAAGGTAAAAATGCCGATATGAAGATAATTAACAAAGACCCAGCCATCAAATATTATTGCTATAATGGTGTTTGTGAAACAAATGAAGCTGGTATTAATGCTTTGGtcgcatatatatttaatcaaTTCAAACGATCAATAGAAGCAAATgagtataataaatatgatgaatattttttgatgtgGCTAAgtgataaattatttaagatACATGATGAAAGCAAAGACAAAGACAACGAAATTACTTTAAATCAGGCTTATGATACGTATTTAAAGAATCATAAagtaaattttaattattggaattttttttataatatagagAGTTTGAAAGAATCGAATCTTTGGTATATGAGcgaattttataaattacttgataaaatatgtaaaacaATTACagattatgaaaaaaaccGTGACGAAATTACGAACCTTATTACGAATTCTACCGAATGTTCTAATCaatatatatccatttaTAATGATATTCCTAAATGCCAATCATATCTTGATTTGttgaataaattaaaaggtATATATGATGATTTTAGAAATTATGCTATTCAGGACACTGATTCAAACAATAATTTAGAAACTGATCTTAAAAAACTTACAAAACCAGATGGAGAAGAGATGGACGCGGTGAAAGgttttaattcatataaCTTCAGTAATTCAAAATGTAaagtcaaaaaaaaatcggcctcattaaaaaaagaggaCTCACCATCATTGACACCATCGCCAGAACAACCAAAAGAACCATCGAGTGACCGAAAAGGTCCAGGTGGAGGATCAGAAGATTCAACTGGTGGACAAGATGCCATAAATATTGTTCCAGCAGCATCATCTTTGGAAATTTTAAATGCTGCAACATATTTAGTTAATGCTACCCCTTCATTTGAAACgattaatacaaaaattacAGAGGTCACAGATACTATTAAGAATTTATATAGTACAGCTTTGACTAATTTAGAAACTACCTACGATAAATATAGTaatgttttaaaagaaattattaatagtaTAAGTACCGATTCTAATGAAGTAGATCCCTCTGGTGGTTCAGATGATAGTAAATCTGGATCAGGCGGAGACGTGGATGACCAATCACCACTCCAAAAAGATTCATCTCAAACATCATCTGGAAACCATAATTCTGATAAAAGCGATCAAGGATCTGAAAAACCGGGGGAAGATCCAGTGATTACATCAGAAAATCCAGGAACCAAAACAAACGGAAATGGAACAATAGGAATAggtgatatatttatattcaaagaattcaaaaaaattggaattCCAATTAtagttattataatatccATTACTTTAGTTATTATGTACAAg TTTTTGGTATTTGACCGGAgaaagaaattaaaaagaaaaaaaatgaaaaaagttCCAAATTTGTTTGGTGTAAATAAAACGACATGA
- a CDS encoding fam-a protein, translating to MNKFYIQIVFFLLSITLYANNKTLATEPALGKATKSKSKESYLTPMDIYLKNTDLLCNNRNEVINAEKLMNDAVKHLEYHATSEDGYEFVWEDPFKKLVYYQKEHEGHIKFNKFKYPVRDSDKYNEEINKLWDPYVGNLLDYISTKRKIERVYSPNLIMIQQLYRNCCFGLQRYFYALVKKTQISKDKTIIAMTSANIIDHHPSTKKYKNKIIESANLFTTEVDSEDDIRNGKIKKTYVNIAGYLIEKKGDDLEITYIDAIDGNTIF from the exons atgaataaattttatattcaaattgttttttttcttttaagcATCACCCTATATGCGAATAATAAAACCCTTGCAACTGAGCCTGCTTTAGGAAAAGCTACAAAATCCAAATCCAAAGAAAGTTACCTTAC GCCAATggacatatatttaaaaaacacGGACCTGTTATGTAACAATCGCAACGAAGTTATAAATGCGGAAAAACTTATGAACGACGCTGTAAAACATTTAGAATATCATGCTACAAGTGAAGATGGTTATGAGTTCGTTTGGGAAGATCCTTTTAAGAAATTAgtttattatcaaaaagaGCATGAAGGCCATATAaagtttaataaatttaaatatccAGTTCGTGATTCCGATAAG tataatgaagaaataaacaaattatggGATCCATATGTTGGTAATTTGCTTGATTATATCTCTACTAAAA GAAAAATTGAACGTGTGTACAGtccaaatttaataatgatacAACAACTTTACAGAAATTGTTGTTTCGGCCTTCaaagatatttttatgctttAGTCAAAAAAACTCAA aTATCAAAAGACAAAACTATAATTGCCATGACATCAGCAAATATAATCGATCACCACCCTTCcacgaaaaaatataaaaacaaaatcatAGAAAGCGCAAATTTATTCACAACTGAAGTTGATTCTGAAGATGATATtagaaatggaaaaataaaaaaaacctATGTTAACATAGCTGGATAccttattgaaaaaaaaggcGATGATCTTGAAATCACCTATATCGACGCT ATTGATGGgaatactattttttaa
- a CDS encoding fam-b protein, which produces MNFFSIIICFFEYGKKELYYVNERSIYIGRNIINFRNNRTLADADNQFDLNNFYESTLILANQFNDCNDGDGEITKLRNDIDSHIKNHKENNTLPNLNNVDKKTKKLIYELQKEFEEVKKDLDNKRNGELETQPIQNKKIIKKDKNISVSKHERFKQWENYENALVSDDDSFEDYNLDDYNMEDYILEDYNLEDYYLEDYNLEDEKYKKSSSKYRERWLIKQELKKLKKKLLFVIWSFISTIFAIYVTGYWIFGVRFVPSVYYLIKFGRKILKYSSQLRELQK; this is translated from the exons atgaattttttttcaattattatttgtttttttgaatatggCAAAAAA GAATTATACTACGTAAATGAGAGAAGCATATACATTGGaaggaatataataaattttagaaATAATAGGACATTAGCAGATGCAGACAACCAATtcgatttaaataatttttatgaatcaACTTTGATTCTTGCAAATCAATTTAATGATTGTAATGATGGTGACGGAGAAATAACAAAGCTTCGAAATGATATAGATTCACATATAAAGAAtcataaagaaaataatacattacccaatttaaataatgtagataaaaaaacgaaaaaattaatttatgaaCTTCAAAAAGAATTCGAAGAAGTAAAAAAAGATcttgataataaaagaaatggaGAATTAGAAACACAACcgatacaaaataaaaaaataatcaaaaaagataaaaatatttctgtATCGAAACATGAGCGTTTTAAACAATgggaaaattatgaaaatgctTTGGTGAGCGACGATGATAGTTTTGAAGATTATAATTTGGACGATTATAATATGGAAGATTATATTTTGGAAGATTATAATTTGGaagattattatttggaagattataatttggaagacgaaaaatataaaaaatcatcAAGTAAATATCGTGAAAGATGGTTGATTAAACAagagttaaaaaaattaaaaaaaaaattactttTTGTAATTTGGTCATTTATATCTACTATTTTTGCGATATACGTAACAGGATATTGGATATTTGGAGTACGGTTTGTACCGTCTGTGTATTACTTGATTAAATTCGGGCGGAAAATCCTTAAATATAGCTCTCAATTAAGagaattacaaaaataa
- a CDS encoding CIR protein codes for MSKHKRMCKLLLEGDSYFNGKNVNTEKINEDPTIKGYCNNGVCKTNEESISALTAYIFMKFKDSIVIKRKYNDYDECILMWLSDKLFKMDDESKDPNRNIYTITLNQAYEKHLKKYKVKLDYWTLFDIIGDLKNANLKYISEFYKLLSNICKAIADYEKNGAKSKKLSKNSADCSYQYKTLYMNVSECKPYLDLLNKLKGIYDDFRNYGIKNNSSNNELETKLKKLIPKDGEEMAAVRGFKLYNFSNQPCKGKKKKKTDKSKKADSPGLPSSSKKESLSPKAPLKQDISEPAPLSPQEPQPETHQSSSATSPEDPPAKLELHSSSQESQELGKNNQNPLTDSGKETGGSKSEIKGPEVEKGKKIGGAKEPGDPSDGKGSQVNGGDSENSEPGGADTEKGGPEGGSADKVSETGDPGKGKGDSKGGTGDVSGGDQGSPGSETRDTSNVPGGGAADTKSIQDGVPDGQISNGNQGGENTSQQGTSGGPGRGTGNQGTSSHQGGSGGDRGGSGGDRGGSGADKGGSGNDKGGSGGDKGGSGGSDGKDTKDSQPGGNTGEKKNLQINTANPSSTTPTSGTNKEGSNGGSGDTDNGTENSKSQQKDQNITQDNSLKQNQRNDSLESNPQEKPPDSQKETPPLQAPETKEPERQSLKLEPPSSAPQKVSTPPPEPSQPKKQDPPSPPKLPEQTQDNKEKTPPIPAKEQSQIQLQNPAPSQEPKSKGDKNTQDISEKGQSGEQKDSGGGTGNQKSPQDDLKNHDHTPVTNKGGSDDGLGGGSENSNGGTGDKDKVPSNTGGGQNDKGGSDSKQGSQGESGGGLGSGLGSGSGSGLGSGLGGGSGGGLGGGSGGGSGGGSGSGPGSGSGGGSGSEQGSQEGSGGSVNGHGVKDSEPGGSGSKGGGAGSEGGGAGSKGGGTGSKGGGTGSEGGGTGNGTEGTGNRVGGSNDGKRNTDNVSPSGDGGSGGQGGTGGGQGGNDGGQGGNGGGQGGSNGDKGSQNGSDRRGNDPHTDNNPSQPQKDSHKQNSHQPSSDTPQTSQGSQALQTSPTSPTSPTSPTSPTSPTSPTPQITQITENSKEQTQEQQLSPGTPENQNSDRTNQEGPQKPVPGPVIKQENLGTELKGNGITGTDGGYVLKKYKKIGISIIVILIPITLAILYTYLSSGWRKEMKRKKKMTKVINMVGVNKTTKMVINSSDGKKQIQIIIKSSGQKKQTKKSINSVNRKKSSSLNIYQLMQADPVPFINLFFLLIFFVYKRKRDFIE; via the exons ATGAGCAAGCACAAACGAATG TGTAAGTTACTTCTCGAAGGTGATAGTTATTTTAATGGTAAAAATGTCAATACGGAGAAAATTAACGAAGACCCAACCATCAAAGGATATTGTAATAATGGTGTTtgtaaaacaaatgaagaaaGTATTAGTGCTTTGactgcatatatatttatgaaattcAAAGATTcaatagtaataaaaagaaagtaTAATGATTATGATGAATGTATATTGATGTGGCTAAgtgataaattatttaagatGGACGACGAAAGCAAAGACCCAAACCGCAATATCTATACTATTACTTTAAATCAGGCTTATGAGAAAcatttaaagaaatataaagtAAAATTGGATTATTGGACTCTTTTTGATATTATAGGGGATTTGAAAAATGCTAATCTTAAGTATATAAGcgaattttataaattacttagtaatatatgtaaagcAATTGCagattatgaaaaaaacggTGCCAAAAGTAAGAAACTTTCTAAAAATTCTGCCGATTGCAGTTATCAATATAAAACCCTTTATATGAACGTTTCTGAATGCAAACCATATCTTGATTTattgaataaattaaaaggtATATATGATGATTTTAGAAATTATGGTATTAAGAATAATAGTTCAAACAATGAATTAGAAACTAAGCTTAAAAAACTTATACCAAAAGATGGAGAAGAGATGGCCGCGGTGAGAggttttaaattatataacttCAGTAATCAACCATGTAaaggcaaaaaaaaaaaaaaaacggacaaatcaaaaaaagCGGACTCACCAGGATTACCATCTTcttcaaaaaaagaatCACTGTCACCAAAAGCGCCACTAAAACAAGATATATCAGAACCAGCGCCACTATCACCACAAGAACCACAACCAGAAACACATCAATCATCATCAGCAACATCACCTGAAGATCCACCTGCAAAACTGGAATTGCATTCATCTTCACAAGAATCTCAAGAActaggaaaaaataatcaaaatcCACTAACGGATTCAGGCAAAGAAACAGGGGGCTCTAAAAGTGAGATAAAGGGTCCCGAAGttgaaaaaggaaaaaagaTCGGCGGAGCCAAAGAACCAGGCGATCCAAGTGATGGGAAAGGTAGTCAAGTAAATGGAGGTGATAGCGAAAATAGTGAACCAGGTGGCGCAGATACTGAAAAAGGTGGACCAGAAGGTGGATCCGCTGATAAAGTTAGTGAAACAGGAGATCCCGGTAAGGGAAAAGGTGATTCAAAAGGTGGAACAGGTGATGTATCAGGTGGTGATCAAGGAAGTCCAGGTAGTGAAACAAGAGACACAAGTAATGTACCAGGTGGTGGAGCAGCAGATACAAAGAGTATACAAGATGGTGTACCAGATGGTCAAATATCTAATGGTAACCAAGGAGGCGAAAATACCAGTCAACAAGGTACAAGTGGTGGACCAGGTCGTGGCACAGGTAATCAAGGAACTTCAAGTCATCAAGGAGGATCAGGTGGTGACAGAGGAGGATCAGGTGGTGACAGAGGAGGATCAGGAGCTGACAAAGGAGGATCAGGTAATGACAAAGGAGGATCAGGTGGTGACAAAGGAGGATCAGGAGGTTCGGATGGTAAAGATACCAAAGATAGTCAACCAGGGGGTAACACCggagaaaaaaagaatctCCAAATCAATACAGCCAATCCAAGCAGCACGACTCCAACTTCGGGTACAAATAAAGAAGGTTCAAATGGTGGGTCAGGAGATACAGATAACGGAACAGAAAATTCAAAGAGTCAACAAAAAGACCAAAATATTACACAAGATAATTCACTGAAACAAAATCAACGAAATGACTCTCTAGAATCAAATCCGCAAGAAAAACCACCAGATAGCCAGAAAGAAACACCACCACTACAAGCGCCAGAAACAAAAGAGCCAGAACGGCAATCATTAAAATTAGAGCCACCATCATCAGCGCCACAAAAAGTATCAACACCACCCCCAGAGCCATCGCAGCCGAAAAAGCAAGATCCGCCATCTCCACCAAAGCTTCCAGAACAGACACAAGATAATAAAGAGAAAACACCACCAATACCTGCAAAAGAACAATCTCAAATTCAATTACAAAATCCTGCCCCATCACAAGAACCCAAGTCAAAAGGTGATAAAAATACTCAAGATATATCAGAAAAAGGGCAATCAGGTGAGCAAAAAGATTCAGGTGGTGGCACAGGAAATCAAAAGAGTCCCCAAGATGATTTAAAGAATCATGACCACACTCCAGTTACCAATAAAGGAGGTTCCGATGATGGATTGGGTGGTGGATCAGAAAATTCAAATGGTGGGACAGGAGATAAAGATAAGGTTCCATCAAATACAGGTGGTGGGCAAAATGATAAAGGTGGATCAGATAGTAAACAAGGAAGTCAAGGAGAATCAGGAGGTGGATTAGGAAGTGGATTAGGAAGTGGATCAGGAAGTGGATTAGGAAGTGGATTAGGAGGTGGATCAGGAGGTGGATTAGGAGGTGGATCAGGAGGTGGATCAGGAGGTGGATCAGGAAGTGGACCAGGAAGTGGATCAGGAGGTGGATCAGGTAGCGAACAAGGAAGCCAAGAAGGATCAGGAGGTTCAGTTAATGGGCACGGTGTCAAAGATAGTGAACCAGGGGGTTCAGGTAGTAAAGGAGGAGGTGCAGGCAGTGAAGGAGGAGGTGCAGGTAGTAAAGGAGGAGGTACAGGTAGTAAAGGAGGAGGTACAGGTAGTGAAGGAGGAGGCACAGGTAATGGAACAGAAGGTACAGGTAATAGAGTGGGAGGTTCAAATGATGGGAAAAGAAATACAGATAATGTATCACCAAGTGGAGATGGTGGATCAGGTGGTCAAGGAGGTACTGGTGGTGGTCAAGGAGGTAATGATGGTGGACAAGGAGGTAATGGTGGTGGTCAAGGAGGATCAAATGGCGATAAAGGAAGCCAAAATGGATCAGACAGGAGAGGGAATGATCCACACACAGATAATAATCCATCACAACCTCAAAAAGATTCACATAAACAAAATTCACATCAACCTTCATCAGATACACCACAAACTTCGCAAGGTTCACAAGCTTTACAAACTTCACCAACTTCACCAACTTCACCAACTTCACCAACTTCACCAACTTCACCAACTTCACCAACTCCACAAATTACACAAATTACAGAAAATTCTAAGGAACAAACTCAAGAACAGCAACTGTCTCCGGGCACGCCTGAAAACCAAAACTCTGATCGAACCAATCAAGAAGGACCTCAAAAACCGGTGCCAGGTCCAGTGATTAAACAAGAAAATCTAGGAACCGAATTAAAAGGAAATGGAATAACAGGAACAGATGGTGGatatgtattaaaaaaatacaaaaaaattggaattTCAATTATCGTTATTCTAATACCAATTACTTTAGCTATTCTGTACAcg TATTTGTCATCTGGATGGAGAAAGGAAAtgaagagaaaaaaaaaaatgacaaaGGTTATAAATATGGTTGGCGTAAATAAAACGACAAAAATGGTTATAAACTCAAGTgatggaaaaaaacaaatacaaataattataaaatcatctggtcaaaaaaaacagacTAAAAAATCTATAAATTCCgttaatagaaaaaaatcttcatcattaaatatataccaaCTTATGCAGGCTGATCCTGtaccatttattaatttgttttttctgttaattttttttgtttataaaagaaagcGTGATTTCATAGaatga
- a CDS encoding fam-a protein, translating into MNKFYIQIVFFLLSITLYADNKTLATEPVPEENITPESNNFYPTSEEIYEKNQHLLCTNPDEIAEANRLTNDAIKHLKYHATNKDGYKFIWEDPFRDIFCFKKKHNDRINFERLKYIIRDSDQYNEEINKLWDPDSPNLLDSESVKRKIVRVYSPNLVMIQQRYEDPMSGHPKYFYALAKKTQISKDKTIIAMTSANINDHHPSTKKYKNKIIESANLFTTEIDSEDDIRNGKIKKAFVNVAGYLIQKKDSYVDVIYVESIDGNTPF; encoded by the exons atgaataaattttatattcaaattgttttttttctattaagCATCACCCTATATGCGGATAATAAAACCCTTGCAACTGAGCCTGTTccagaagaaaatataacacCCGAAtcaaacaatttttatccTAC ttcagaagaaatatatgaaaaaaatcagCACCTATTATGTACCAATCCAGATGAAATTGCAGAAGCGAACAGACTTACGAACGACGCtataaaacatttaaaatatcatgCTACAAATAAAGATGgttataaattcatttgGGAAGATCCTTTTAgggatatattttgttttaaaaaaaaacataatgaccgtataaattttgaaagattaaaatatataattcgtGATTCCGATCAG tataatgaagaaataaacAAGTTATGGGATCCAGATAGTCCTAATTTGCTCGACTCTGAATCTGTTAAAA GAAAAATTGTTCGTGTGTACAGTCCAAATTTAGTAATGATACAACAACGTTACGAAGATCCGATGTCTGGTCATccgaaatatttttatgctttAGCCAAAAAAACTCAA aTATCAAAAGACAAAACTATAATTGCCATGACTTcagcaaatataaatgatcaCCACCCTTCcacgaaaaaatataaaaacaaaatcatAGAAAGCGCAAATTTATTCACAACGGAAATTGATTCTGAAGATGATATtagaaatggaaaaataaaaaaagcgTTTGTTAATGTAGCTGGATACcttattcaaaaaaaagacagTTATGTTGATGTAATTTATGTCGAATCT ATTGATGGGAATACTCCcttttaa